The Sedimentisphaera salicampi genome includes a region encoding these proteins:
- a CDS encoding ExbD/TolR family protein: MGRFRQVSSDEGSEQGIDISPLMDCVFILLIFFIVTTTFVEETGVEVDKPQAASSVKLEKNSILIALTDKGEVVYGGREIGISGVQPLVKRMLQKEDIPVIIQSDANSQSGLLVRIIDEAKLAGAEKVSVATRKNQG, translated from the coding sequence ATGGGACGTTTTCGTCAAGTAAGTTCAGATGAAGGCAGCGAACAGGGGATCGATATATCTCCCCTTATGGACTGCGTTTTCATCCTGCTGATTTTCTTCATCGTTACCACTACATTCGTTGAGGAAACCGGCGTGGAGGTAGATAAGCCTCAGGCGGCCTCCTCGGTGAAGCTTGAGAAAAACAGCATACTTATCGCCCTTACAGACAAAGGCGAGGTGGTTTACGGCGGACGTGAGATAGGAATCAGCGGCGTTCAGCCTCTCGTGAAGCGGATGCTGCAGAAGGAAGATATCCCAGTGATCATACAGAGCGACGCTAATTCCCAGTCCGGGCTGCTGGTGCGAATTATAGACGAGGCTAAGCTTGCAGGTGCAGAGAAGGTTAGCGTTGCAACAAGAAAAAATCAGGGGTGA
- a CDS encoding MotA/TolQ/ExbB proton channel family protein, whose protein sequence is MKIVNKIIVLAVIACCCAVFAQQAESSFSKAASSVDKKLEESLNELKQIREEVADKKVPLSRKVSELESELMQARRDYQQTTRMLDSRTLDLNNLRSEIKSRKEEATYLSNLLSEYARNFESRLHIAEMQKYKETLESAKLAPENSNLSKKEVYNAQASLIETSLDRIEELLGGSHFNGKAVGESGLVKPGTFVMTGPAAIFRSGDGEVAGTVSQQLGSLEPSVNSFGNPADAQAASQVITTKQGYLPLDPTLGNAHVIEQTKQTIWEHIQKGGPVMVPILGMAGLALLIAIWKWICLSLVRKPSRKRFNELLDAVYKQDQELARVKAAQFKGPFGRMFNAAVEHLKEPAELIEEVMYETVLSSRLKLQRFLPFISISAASAPLLGLLGTVTGIINTFKLITVFGSGDVKTLSGGISEALITTEFGLIVAIPSLLLHALLSRKAKGIIDDMEKSAVALVNQVSRSKYAGASEKQTLQAAGNDE, encoded by the coding sequence ATGAAAATAGTAAATAAAATTATCGTTTTAGCTGTTATCGCCTGCTGCTGTGCTGTGTTTGCTCAGCAGGCTGAGAGTTCATTCTCAAAGGCCGCCAGCTCTGTTGATAAGAAGCTTGAAGAGAGCCTCAACGAGCTCAAACAGATTAGGGAAGAAGTTGCAGACAAGAAAGTTCCTCTAAGCAGGAAGGTTAGCGAGCTGGAATCGGAGCTTATGCAGGCCAGAAGGGACTACCAGCAGACAACGAGAATGCTGGACAGCCGTACGCTGGATTTGAACAATCTCCGCTCTGAGATCAAATCCCGCAAAGAGGAAGCAACATATCTTTCCAACCTTCTCAGCGAATATGCGAGAAATTTCGAATCAAGGCTTCATATAGCCGAGATGCAGAAATACAAGGAAACCCTCGAATCTGCCAAGCTTGCTCCGGAGAACAGCAACCTTTCAAAGAAAGAGGTTTACAATGCTCAGGCTTCATTGATAGAAACCTCCCTTGATAGAATCGAAGAGCTGCTGGGCGGTTCTCATTTCAACGGCAAGGCTGTCGGGGAGAGCGGGCTTGTTAAGCCCGGAACTTTCGTTATGACAGGCCCGGCGGCCATCTTCCGCTCAGGTGATGGAGAAGTTGCGGGCACTGTAAGCCAGCAGCTCGGTTCGCTTGAGCCCTCAGTTAATTCTTTCGGGAATCCCGCAGACGCTCAGGCCGCCTCGCAGGTTATAACCACAAAGCAGGGCTATCTGCCCCTCGACCCTACCCTCGGGAATGCCCATGTAATAGAACAAACCAAGCAGACAATCTGGGAGCATATACAGAAGGGCGGGCCAGTGATGGTTCCGATTCTTGGTATGGCAGGTTTGGCTCTGCTTATAGCGATATGGAAATGGATTTGCCTGAGCCTCGTACGCAAGCCGAGCAGGAAGAGGTTCAATGAGCTGCTCGATGCGGTTTACAAACAGGATCAGGAGCTTGCCAGAGTTAAGGCAGCCCAGTTTAAGGGGCCTTTCGGCAGAATGTTTAATGCAGCAGTTGAGCACCTCAAAGAGCCCGCGGAGCTCATTGAAGAGGTGATGTATGAGACGGTTCTCTCGAGCAGACTTAAGCTGCAAAGATTCCTGCCGTTTATCTCGATAAGCGCTGCATCTGCCCCGCTTCTTGGCCTTCTCGGTACGGTAACCGGAATCATCAACACATTCAAGCTGATTACAGTTTTCGGCTCGGGCGACGTTAAAACCCTTTCAGGCGGTATCTCAGAGGCTCTGATTACCACCGAATTCGGTTTGATAGTTGCGATACCCTCCCTGCTGCTTCACGCTCTGCTCTCAAGAAAGGCGAAGGGGATAATAGATGATATGGAGAAAAGCGCTGTGGCTCTGGTGAATCAGGTAAGCAGATCCAAATATGCCGGCGCTTCTGAAAAGCAAACTCTGCAAGCTGCGGGGAATGATGAATAA
- a CDS encoding energy transducer TonB produces MTKRKKFSPVKAFFRFGFVLICASALTLFFFLLLPILQTISKPPKTDMVIQDVGVANVPPPPPPPEEEPPEEPEKEEKPPELNEQSQPLALDQLELALNPGFSGGIMAGDFSVKLNTAAAGGEDVDALFSISDLDQKPRPIYRPSPRMSKELRKRAPGKVYIIFIVDKNGRVQKPKVQRSTDPIFEKPALEAVKKWKFEPGKRNGSPVRFRMRVPITFPKG; encoded by the coding sequence ATGACCAAGAGGAAAAAGTTTTCACCTGTTAAGGCATTCTTCAGGTTTGGTTTTGTGCTGATATGCGCATCTGCCCTCACGCTGTTTTTTTTCCTGCTTCTGCCTATACTGCAGACAATAAGCAAGCCTCCGAAGACGGATATGGTGATTCAGGATGTGGGTGTTGCGAATGTCCCCCCGCCGCCTCCCCCGCCGGAGGAGGAGCCGCCGGAAGAGCCTGAGAAAGAAGAAAAGCCGCCCGAGCTTAACGAACAGAGCCAGCCTCTTGCACTCGACCAGCTTGAGCTTGCTTTGAATCCGGGGTTCAGCGGCGGGATAATGGCCGGCGATTTTTCCGTTAAGTTAAATACAGCTGCTGCAGGCGGGGAAGATGTGGATGCGCTTTTTTCCATATCAGATCTCGACCAGAAACCCAGGCCTATATACAGGCCGAGCCCGAGGATGAGCAAGGAGCTCAGAAAAAGAGCTCCGGGCAAGGTTTATATTATATTTATAGTTGATAAAAACGGCAGGGTTCAAAAGCCGAAGGTGCAGAGGTCAACCGATCCGATATTTGAGAAGCCTGCGCTGGAAGCGGTAAAGAAGTGGAAATTTGAGCCGGGTAAGAGAAACGGCAGCCCCGTTCGTTTCCGTATGCGTGTACCTATAACATTTCCGAAAGGATGA
- a CDS encoding MotA/TolQ/ExbB proton channel family protein, translating to MPEVLREHLIALSEQAVSIWISGGWSMVAIAFIAMVMFSLSVNVQLKLSAKGFKRVKEKLWRHWINHPKKREGHIGEMLDFVDSANTVEEMRSYFEELHSSETKPFVRDLRVIKICVSAAPLLGLLGTVTGMLSTFDALAKGSGGDKTMGMVAEGISEALVTTETGLIIALSGLLFSYMITRKFESYKAFLAHMETVCTQKLHKKNGKS from the coding sequence ATGCCTGAAGTTCTCAGAGAACATCTAATCGCCTTATCCGAACAGGCTGTTTCAATATGGATCAGCGGCGGCTGGAGTATGGTGGCTATTGCGTTTATTGCGATGGTTATGTTTTCGCTTTCTGTAAACGTGCAGCTTAAGCTTTCAGCCAAGGGATTCAAAAGGGTGAAAGAAAAGCTTTGGCGGCATTGGATCAACCATCCAAAGAAACGTGAAGGTCATATCGGAGAGATGCTTGATTTTGTTGATTCGGCAAACACTGTGGAAGAAATGAGGAGCTATTTCGAAGAGCTCCATTCCAGCGAAACAAAGCCTTTCGTACGTGATTTGAGGGTGATCAAGATCTGCGTCAGCGCAGCCCCGCTTCTCGGCCTTCTCGGAACTGTAACCGGTATGCTGTCCACGTTTGATGCCCTCGCCAAGGGCTCTGGCGGGGATAAAACAATGGGGATGGTGGCAGAAGGCATATCCGAGGCGCTTGTAACCACAGAAACCGGCCTGATTATTGCATTATCCGGGCTGCTGTTTTCGTATATGATAACTCGGAAATTCGAGAGCTACAAGGCCTTCCTTGCACATATGGAAACTGTCTGTACGCAGAAGCTCCATAAAAAGAACGGAAAGAGCTGA
- a CDS encoding DUF3450 family protein yields MKSLKIFFSERRLRSLCSLAMLGGIVLLLTAAAEPKQASSNDIESAKTKIEKWVETKRLISEEKRDFKLSREMLNERIELLQNEIESLEKKKKDAEESIAEADKKRQEMMKENDKLKEASSSLSDMIVKLEGRTKELIKRLPAPLKSKVKPLSQRLPENPEKTETAMSQRFQNVVGILNEVDKFNREISAHSEVRELEDGSSFEVVTLYIGISHAYYASSDGTVAGVGYPAEGEWDWREKNEAAQDILDAAAILKNEKVASFVKLPVEIQ; encoded by the coding sequence ATGAAGTCTTTGAAAATATTCTTTTCAGAGAGACGCTTAAGGAGTTTATGTTCTCTGGCTATGCTGGGGGGCATTGTACTGCTTCTTACAGCTGCTGCAGAGCCAAAGCAGGCGAGCTCGAACGATATTGAGAGCGCGAAAACCAAGATTGAGAAATGGGTGGAAACAAAGCGCCTTATCTCTGAGGAAAAACGCGACTTCAAGCTCAGCAGGGAGATGCTCAATGAGAGGATCGAACTTCTGCAAAATGAGATTGAAAGCTTGGAGAAGAAGAAAAAGGATGCTGAAGAAAGCATTGCAGAGGCTGACAAGAAGCGTCAGGAAATGATGAAGGAGAACGATAAGCTCAAAGAGGCCTCTTCTTCGCTTTCTGATATGATTGTAAAGCTTGAGGGCAGAACCAAAGAGCTGATTAAGCGTTTGCCTGCCCCGCTGAAGAGCAAGGTGAAGCCGCTAAGTCAGCGTTTGCCTGAAAACCCCGAAAAAACAGAAACAGCTATGTCGCAGCGTTTTCAGAATGTGGTGGGGATTCTTAATGAAGTAGATAAATTCAACCGCGAGATTTCAGCCCACAGCGAAGTTAGGGAGCTTGAAGACGGCTCTTCGTTTGAGGTTGTAACCCTTTATATCGGCATAAGCCATGCCTACTACGCCAGCTCCGATGGAACAGTCGCAGGTGTGGGCTATCCGGCAGAGGGCGAGTGGGACTGGCGTGAGAAGAACGAAGCTGCTCAGGATATACTTGATGCCGCAGCGATTCTCAAGAATGAGAAGGTGGCCTCGTTTGTGAAATTGCCCGTTGAAATTCAGTAG